The genomic DNA AGCATAATAATAGGTGTTTTAAAATTTTTAACTTACTTAATTGTTTATTTAGCTTTAATTTTTTTAATAGCGGTTGTTTATAATGCTGAAAGACATGTACCTATTCAACAAATAGGAGCTGGAAGAAGTAAAAAAATTAGTGAAATGGGTAAATTACCTATCAAGTTAAATCCTTCCGGTGTTATGCCTATGATTTTCGCTTCATTATTTTTATCACTACCTGTTTTAATTTCTAGAGTTTTACCATGAGGAAATTCTGTTAGAGTTTGAATAGAAAGTTATTTAGGTTTTGATAAACCATTAGGTTTAAGTTTATTAGTTTTATTTACTTTCTTTTTTTCATATATAATGGGTCTACAACAATCAAAAGTAGATAAAATTAGTGAAGATTTTGCGAAAAATTCAACATTTATACCTGGAATTAACCCTGGCGAAGACACAGAAAATTATTTAGTAGGAATTATATTACGTCTTTCAACTTTTAGTGCTTTCTATTTAGTTTTAATGGTTTCTTTCCAATATTTAATGATTATTACTTTAAATGTTCCTGCAGTTATAGCTTTTGGAGGAACAGGGATGATGATTTTAGTAAGTGTAGCGCTCGAAACTATACAACAATATATGGTTCGTCGTAAGACTGCAAAATTATCTAAACAAAAACGTATTTCTAGAATGGTATCAGAACGTATAGCTGAAAGTAAAAAAGCTGATATTTTTGAAAATAAATTCAATAGTAAAACAAATAATTCAAATGAGGATGGTTTATTATGATAGACAATAAAGCAAAAAGAAACATAGTTTTTATGGGTCCTCCTGGTGTAGGTAAGGGTACAGTAGCTGCTATAATTGCTGAAGAAACTGGATTAATTCATTTATCAACAGGAAATATTTTTAGAGAAGAAATTGCTTCAAAAAGTGATTTAGGACTAAAAGTAACACAAATTGTTGAAAGTGGTGGTTATGTGCCTGATGAAATAACAAATGAAATTGTACTTAAGAAAATTAAATCTCTACAAAAAGAAAACTTAGGTGTTATTTTAGATGGATATCCAAGAACTATAGCTCAAGGTCAATTTCTTGATAATATAGATGGATTTGAATATGCTATTGTTGAGTTATATGCTCCAGAAGAACTAATTTTAAAAAGATTAAGTGGTAGAAGAAGTTGCCCAAAATGTAAATCAAGTTATCATATTGAATTTATGCCAAGTGCAAAAGGTGATAGATGCGAAAAAGACGACGAATTACTAATAACAAGAGCAGATGATTCTATTGAAAATATAAAAAACAGACAAGCTATTTATAAAAATCAAACAGAACCTTTATTTGCATATTATAAAGAAAAAATTAATATATTTGACGCATCTGGCACACCTGAAGATATAGCAAAACAAATTATAAAAGAAGTCATTGTAAAATAACTTCTTTTGTTGCTTTATTTATTAAAAAAATAACTAAAATATGATAAAATAGAAAGAACTAATTATGATAACTATTAAAAGTGAAAGAGAAATAGAATTAATTAGTAAAAGTTGTTCTATCCTGGCGGAAGTCAAGGCTGTCTTATATGATTTTATAAGACCAGGTATTTCATTAAAAGAATTGGATTTAATCGCTTTTAATGAAATAATAAAAAGAGGTGCAAAACCAGCTTTTAAAGGTTTATATGGTTTTCCAGCTACAGCATGCATCTCTGTTAATCAAGAATTAATCCATGGTATACCAAGTAATTACATAATCAAAAATGGAGATATTGTCAAAATAGATCTAGGATGTGATTATAAAGGATACAAAAGCGATAGTGCTTTTACAAAAGGTGTAGGAAATATATCTGAAACTGATAAATTGATAATCGATGTTGCTAAAAGAAGTTTTGAAGCAGGTTTAAAAGCTATTAAACCTGGAGCTAGAGTAGGTGATATTAGTGCAGCTATTGGAAAAGTGATTCGCGAAAATAATTTATACACACCAATTGAATATTGTGGACATGGCATAGGTAAAGAATTACATGAAGACCCATATGTTTACAATGATGGAAAAGCAGGAACCGGACCACTATTGAAAGATGGTATGGTTATTTGTATTGAACCAATGATTTTGCAAGATAGCCCAAAAGTTAAGGTTCTAAAAGATAAATGAACAGTAGTTTCTAGAGATGGAAAAAATACATCTCATTATGAACACACAGTTTTAATTAAAAATGGAAAAGGTATTGTACTTACGAAAGGAATCTAGATGGCAAAAGATGCTATTAAGATGAAAGCCGTTGTCAAAGAAGCTTATTCTTCTGATGAATATTCAGTAGAATTAGAAAACGGCATGGTTATTAAAGCTCATATTTCTGGAAAAATGCGTGTAAATCATATTCGTATTTTACCAGGCGATGAGGTTGACGTTGAATTAAGTCCTTATAATTTACAATTAGGACGTATTACATACCGTCATAAATAATTAAGGAGTTAACTATGAAAGTTAGAGCAAGTGTAAAAAGAATGTGCAAGGATTGTAGAATTATTAAACGTAAAGGAATTATCAGAGTTATTTGTCAAATACCAAAACATAAACAAAGACAAGGATAGGAATATATAAATGGCTAGAATTTTAAATATTGAAATACCAAACAATAAACGTGTAGTTATTTCATTAACATACATTTATGGTATTGGTTTAACAACAGCACAAGAAATTTGTAAAAAAGCAAATATTGATGAAAATATCAGAGTTAAAGATTTATCAGAAGAACAATTAAGTAAAATTCGTGAAATTGCAAAAGATTATCAAACAGAAGGTGATTTACGTAGAGAAGTTCAATTAAACATTAAACGTTTAATGGAAATTAAATGCTACCGTGGAATTAGACACCGTAAAGGTTTACCAGTTAGAGGACAAAGTACACAAAGTAATGCTCGTACAAGAAAAGGTCCTAGAAAAACTGTTGCAGGTAAAAAATCTAAATAGTTAGGAGTAAATAATGGCTAAAAAAATTAAGAGAAAAAATATTACAAATGGTGTTGCCCACATTCACTCAACTAACCAAAACACAATTGTTACTTTTGCTGATGAATTAGGGAATGTTATTGCATGAAGTTCATCTGGTGCTATTGGTTACAAAGGTACAAAGAAAAAAACACCTTATGCAGCTGGTTTAGCAGCTCAAGCAGCTAGTGAAGCAGCTAAAGAACACGGAATTAAAAGTGTTCGTGTTGAATTAAAAGGATTAGGTGCTGGTAAAGATGCAGCTCGTAAACAAATTGAAGTTTCAGGAATTACAGTTACTGAAATTAAAGATGTTACACCTACACCTCACAATGGTACAAGACCACCAAAACGTGTTCTTAAACGTGAAAAAGCAAGATCATAAGAAGGAGTGTTAATACTATGGAAAAAATGTCTAAATTAGATTATCTACAAGTAAAAACCTCTTTAGTAAATAATAATGCTAATGAAGTAACTTTTACATTAAGTCCTCTTGAAAGAGGGTTTGGTAACACATTAGCAGTTTCATTAAGAAGAATATTATTATCTAATATAACTTCTTTAGCATTGTTTGCAATTAAAATTAA from Mycoplasmopsis maculosa includes the following:
- the rpsM gene encoding 30S ribosomal protein S13 → MARILNIEIPNNKRVVISLTYIYGIGLTTAQEICKKANIDENIRVKDLSEEQLSKIREIAKDYQTEGDLRREVQLNIKRLMEIKCYRGIRHRKGLPVRGQSTQSNARTRKGPRKTVAGKKSK
- the rpmJ gene encoding 50S ribosomal protein L36, with translation MKVRASVKRMCKDCRIIKRKGIIRVICQIPKHKQRQG
- the infA gene encoding translation initiation factor IF-1; the encoded protein is MAKDAIKMKAVVKEAYSSDEYSVELENGMVIKAHISGKMRVNHIRILPGDEVDVELSPYNLQLGRITYRHK
- a CDS encoding adenylate kinase family protein, coding for MIDNKAKRNIVFMGPPGVGKGTVAAIIAEETGLIHLSTGNIFREEIASKSDLGLKVTQIVESGGYVPDEITNEIVLKKIKSLQKENLGVILDGYPRTIAQGQFLDNIDGFEYAIVELYAPEELILKRLSGRRSCPKCKSSYHIEFMPSAKGDRCEKDDELLITRADDSIENIKNRQAIYKNQTEPLFAYYKEKINIFDASGTPEDIAKQIIKEVIVK
- the rpsK gene encoding 30S ribosomal protein S11, producing MAKKIKRKNITNGVAHIHSTNQNTIVTFADELGNVIAWSSSGAIGYKGTKKKTPYAAGLAAQAASEAAKEHGIKSVRVELKGLGAGKDAARKQIEVSGITVTEIKDVTPTPHNGTRPPKRVLKREKARS
- the secY gene encoding preprotein translocase subunit SecY, whose product is MKNIFKDFGQKTRIFFQKFSNKSKEFWTNHDLLKKFFITIFLICIYLVCTSIKSPFVRIDNPNVINDDTFLGTLNLIGGGGLRQFSLVAIGISPFINASLIMSLLQTKIFPPIYKLTQAGPEGRKKINIITRILTVIIAIPQALTLTLALTRPINQGGSPFIQIETYGMNENLVTYFLLPLILVGGSLFALFISEEITNKGIGNGTSLIIFVGIAFQLPQQFQSAFTYYVTNLDNSSIIIGVLKFLTYLIVYLALIFLIAVVYNAERHVPIQQIGAGRSKKISEMGKLPIKLNPSGVMPMIFASLFLSLPVLISRVLPWGNSVRVWIESYLGFDKPLGLSLLVLFTFFFSYIMGLQQSKVDKISEDFAKNSTFIPGINPGEDTENYLVGIILRLSTFSAFYLVLMVSFQYLMIITLNVPAVIAFGGTGMMILVSVALETIQQYMVRRKTAKLSKQKRISRMVSERIAESKKADIFENKFNSKTNNSNEDGLLW
- the map gene encoding type I methionyl aminopeptidase, which gives rise to MITIKSEREIELISKSCSILAEVKAVLYDFIRPGISLKELDLIAFNEIIKRGAKPAFKGLYGFPATACISVNQELIHGIPSNYIIKNGDIVKIDLGCDYKGYKSDSAFTKGVGNISETDKLIIDVAKRSFEAGLKAIKPGARVGDISAAIGKVIRENNLYTPIEYCGHGIGKELHEDPYVYNDGKAGTGPLLKDGMVICIEPMILQDSPKVKVLKDKWTVVSRDGKNTSHYEHTVLIKNGKGIVLTKGI